The Verrucomicrobiota bacterium genome includes a window with the following:
- a CDS encoding GDP-mannose 4,6-dehydratase — MNLLLTGCAGFIGWKTTELLIKQGHQVVGVDNLNNYYDVGLKQWRLNKLTQMDGFRFEKADLDEKESIGRLFKNTAFDAVVHLGGRAGVRYSMENPHAYMETNAGGTLSMLESMRQHGVRKFVLSSTSSLYAGQDMPFLESLPVNQPISPYAATKKAAEAMAYTYHHLYDFDVSILRYFTAYGPAGRPDMAPLRFVRWIDEGTPITLYGDGSQSRDFTYIDDIARGTIAALKNVGHEIINLGGGNNPVSISKMIETFEIQLGKKAIIDYQPFIKGDMLHTWADISKAKSILDWKPQVSFQEGTQNLVDWYRSEKDWVSQLTL, encoded by the coding sequence ATGAACCTCCTTCTAACAGGGTGCGCCGGTTTTATCGGTTGGAAAACCACTGAACTACTTATTAAGCAAGGCCATCAGGTGGTTGGAGTGGACAACCTGAATAATTACTACGATGTAGGATTGAAGCAATGGCGGCTTAACAAGCTGACGCAAATGGACGGATTTCGTTTTGAGAAAGCAGATCTGGACGAAAAGGAGTCAATAGGCCGACTATTTAAAAACACGGCGTTTGACGCAGTGGTTCATCTAGGCGGTCGAGCCGGTGTCCGTTATAGTATGGAAAATCCTCATGCCTACATGGAGACCAATGCAGGAGGAACGTTAAGTATGCTCGAGTCCATGCGCCAACACGGGGTCCGCAAGTTCGTGCTATCTTCCACCTCCTCGCTTTATGCAGGACAGGACATGCCTTTCCTGGAATCGCTTCCGGTGAACCAACCCATTTCGCCCTATGCAGCCACAAAGAAGGCTGCTGAAGCCATGGCATACACGTATCATCATCTTTACGATTTCGATGTATCCATTCTTAGATATTTCACTGCTTACGGACCGGCAGGTCGACCGGATATGGCTCCGTTGAGATTTGTGCGCTGGATCGATGAGGGAACACCGATCACACTTTATGGGGATGGCTCGCAGAGCAGGGATTTTACCTACATTGATGACATTGCCCGCGGAACCATTGCAGCGCTCAAAAACGTAGGCCACGAGATCATCAATCTAGGCGGTGGTAACAATCCGGTCTCCATTTCAAAAATGATCGAAACATTCGAAATCCAATTGGGCAAAAAGGCCATTATTGACTACCAGCCATTTATTAAAGGGGATATGCTTCATACGTGGGCGGATATCTCCAAGGCGAAATCCATCCTCGACTGGAAACCACAAGTTTCATTTCAAGAAGGCACCCAGAACCTGGTGGATTGGTACCGGTCAGAAAAGGATTGGGTGAGTCAACTCACCCTGTAG
- the glf gene encoding UDP-galactopyranose mutase, with protein MNGDFLIVGAGFFGSVCAERLASKGKKVLILEKRNHIGGNSWSEPDQETGIEVHTYGSHIFHTDNLKVWEYINRFTQFNNYRHTVWTTFKDKVYSMPINLGTINAYYKLQLKPHEVSAFLEEERKNEYYEQPGNLEEQAISLIGRPLYEAFIRGYTVKQWGKDPRELPAEIIQRLPVRHSYNSRYFSDPFEGIPLEGYGKLFQRLHDHPNIEVQLNTDWLDVREIYLGKWPILYTGAVDQFFDHKYGRLEWRSIELNREVYDMPDYQGCSVMNYAEADVPYTRIHEFKHFHPERPSTNRTVIYKEYSKIIGESTEPYYPVNTLRNAELLKRYKADADQLKRVWFGGRLGGYRYLDMDDTIAAALEFVETTDLFD; from the coding sequence ATGAACGGTGACTTCCTGATAGTTGGGGCTGGATTCTTTGGCTCCGTGTGCGCAGAGCGGCTGGCTTCCAAAGGAAAGAAGGTGCTCATCCTGGAAAAACGAAACCACATAGGTGGAAATAGTTGGTCTGAGCCAGATCAAGAAACCGGGATAGAGGTTCATACATATGGGTCCCATATTTTCCATACGGACAACCTCAAGGTGTGGGAATATATAAATCGATTCACTCAATTTAACAATTACCGGCACACGGTGTGGACCACTTTTAAGGACAAGGTTTATTCCATGCCAATAAACTTGGGTACGATCAATGCCTACTACAAGCTCCAGCTGAAACCACACGAGGTGTCAGCGTTTCTGGAGGAGGAACGGAAGAATGAATACTATGAGCAGCCTGGTAATCTGGAGGAGCAAGCCATCTCGTTAATTGGTCGGCCCTTGTACGAAGCCTTCATAAGAGGCTACACCGTCAAACAATGGGGAAAAGATCCGAGAGAACTTCCTGCTGAAATTATTCAAAGACTGCCGGTTAGACATTCCTATAACAGTCGTTATTTCTCGGATCCTTTTGAGGGGATACCCTTGGAAGGTTATGGCAAACTCTTCCAACGCTTGCATGACCATCCGAATATTGAGGTGCAGCTTAACACGGATTGGCTCGACGTAAGAGAAATCTATTTGGGCAAATGGCCAATTCTTTACACGGGGGCGGTCGACCAGTTCTTTGATCACAAATACGGACGACTCGAGTGGCGTTCCATCGAATTGAACCGTGAGGTTTACGACATGCCCGACTACCAGGGTTGCTCTGTCATGAACTATGCTGAGGCCGACGTCCCCTATACGCGGATACATGAATTCAAACACTTTCACCCAGAAAGACCGAGTACAAATAGAACCGTCATTTACAAAGAATACTCAAAAATAATTGGTGAAAGCACGGAGCCTTATTACCCCGTCAACACACTCAGAAACGCCGAACTCCTCAAACGCTACAAGGCCGATGCGGATCAACTGAAGCGTGTATGGTTCGGTGGGCGATTGGGTGGTTACCGCTACCTCGACATGGACGATACCATTGCTGCGGCTTTGGAGTTTGTCGAAACAACCGACCTCTTTGATTAG
- the rfbA gene encoding glucose-1-phosphate thymidylyltransferase RfbA, with translation MFNRKGIILAGGSGTRLYPLTLAVSKQLMPVYDKPMIYYPLSVLMLAGIREILVISTPHDLPNFQKLLGNGSQWGLSFSYEEQPSPDGLAQAFHIGEPFLNGAPAALVLGDNLFHGHEFALTVKQAADRYDAATIFGYHVAHPSDYGVVEFDQLGRAISLEEKPEHPKSSYAVPGIYFYPADVTDIARDLRPSARGELEITDLNRIYLNQDRLFVERLGRGTAWLDTGTMESLLDAGNFVSIIEKRQGNKIACPEEIAFELGWIDEAKLEEMINKLGKSSYGDYLRTLLVK, from the coding sequence ATGTTCAACCGCAAAGGTATCATCTTGGCTGGTGGCAGCGGCACCCGGCTTTACCCTCTTACTCTTGCCGTGAGCAAACAGCTCATGCCTGTCTATGACAAACCGATGATCTACTATCCGCTTTCTGTGCTGATGTTGGCTGGAATCCGGGAGATCCTGGTCATTTCAACGCCGCACGACCTGCCCAATTTCCAGAAGCTTTTAGGAAATGGGTCTCAATGGGGCTTATCGTTTTCTTATGAAGAGCAACCTTCACCTGACGGGCTGGCCCAGGCGTTTCACATAGGAGAACCCTTTCTCAATGGAGCACCCGCTGCCCTGGTATTGGGCGACAATCTTTTCCACGGACATGAATTTGCCTTAACCGTGAAGCAGGCCGCTGATCGCTATGATGCAGCGACGATTTTTGGTTATCATGTAGCACATCCCAGTGATTACGGTGTGGTGGAATTCGATCAATTGGGACGGGCCATTTCCTTGGAGGAAAAACCGGAACATCCCAAGTCTTCCTACGCAGTTCCCGGAATTTACTTTTACCCCGCTGATGTCACAGACATTGCCCGTGACCTAAGACCCTCGGCTCGCGGCGAACTCGAAATAACAGATCTTAACCGCATTTACTTAAACCAGGATCGGCTTTTCGTCGAACGGCTCGGTCGAGGTACTGCCTGGTTGGATACCGGGACCATGGAATCTCTGCTCGATGCAGGCAATTTCGTTTCCATTATTGAAAAGCGGCAGGGAAACAAAATTGCCTGCCCGGAAGAGATCGCTTTTGAACTCGGATGGATAGATGAAGCCAAGCTGGAAGAAATGATTAATAAATTAGGGAAGTCTAGTTACGGAGATTATCTGAGAACGCTGTTGGTAAAATAA
- a CDS encoding O-antigen ligase family protein translates to MTGVNPENRAPAKFIFGLALLVILSLPWLLGGQLIEAQLVALALASVTLLISLRHGTSTLKVPIGLTAGIIIYVLVQYANPALAQDWQTGLRIWIVSPLDPVPWLPSSILTDIGEASPIRFLILITPAVFVGLTVFRTMDVAVRPRLLSWISANGALIALVGLFQLKLESPSILGLFNAVDEVLGLFFATFLYKNHAAAFFNLAMATSLACFFCVGRNNSFERSNPRALYLTAAALLLLGVIFSRSRFGFICSLLVLAMFVPLALKRIRRSNFPRKWVMVIGSILSVLVIGGGTFLLRSKSAKHLQTLNAQITEDFSFKQRQLAYRSEFRMLASKPIYGWGAGNFRHGFRQFQDTDAEREKIRIPYMERHQLNFFWQHAHNDYLEWLIELGIVGTLLLFSIPGYFFRAIFKSRRWKEPVPLMLLAGLGSTMVHALIDFPFRNPAVLMAWFVILVVTARLCEPKESRNS, encoded by the coding sequence ATGACCGGAGTGAATCCAGAAAATCGAGCACCAGCCAAATTCATATTTGGGTTGGCTCTATTGGTGATTTTGTCGCTTCCCTGGTTATTGGGCGGGCAGTTGATTGAGGCGCAGTTAGTCGCACTGGCATTGGCGTCGGTGACATTATTAATCTCATTGAGGCATGGGACATCGACCCTAAAAGTACCGATAGGCCTGACGGCGGGAATCATCATTTACGTCCTGGTCCAGTACGCCAATCCCGCCTTGGCTCAGGACTGGCAAACCGGTCTACGTATCTGGATTGTCTCTCCTCTCGATCCTGTTCCTTGGCTCCCTTCTTCTATCCTCACCGATATCGGTGAGGCTTCGCCGATACGATTCCTAATTCTTATTACACCCGCCGTGTTTGTTGGTTTAACAGTTTTTAGGACTATGGATGTCGCTGTTCGGCCCAGACTATTATCGTGGATATCTGCAAACGGTGCGCTCATCGCTTTAGTCGGACTGTTTCAACTCAAGCTAGAAAGCCCATCCATTCTGGGACTCTTTAATGCGGTTGACGAAGTCCTCGGACTTTTCTTTGCCACTTTTCTTTATAAGAACCACGCCGCTGCTTTCTTCAACCTGGCAATGGCCACTAGCCTTGCATGCTTTTTCTGCGTCGGAAGAAACAACTCCTTCGAAAGATCTAACCCCCGTGCTTTGTATCTCACAGCCGCTGCTTTACTTCTACTCGGTGTCATTTTCTCCCGATCGAGGTTTGGCTTTATTTGCAGCCTGTTAGTTCTGGCGATGTTTGTACCGCTAGCGTTGAAGAGAATCAGGAGGTCCAATTTTCCGAGAAAATGGGTGATGGTTATCGGATCCATTTTATCTGTGCTGGTAATTGGAGGAGGTACATTTCTACTGCGCTCCAAGAGCGCAAAACATCTTCAGACCCTGAACGCACAAATCACGGAGGACTTTTCCTTTAAGCAAAGACAACTGGCCTACCGAAGTGAGTTTCGGATGTTAGCATCAAAACCCATATACGGCTGGGGTGCGGGAAACTTTCGGCATGGGTTCAGGCAATTTCAGGATACGGATGCTGAACGGGAGAAAATTAGAATCCCTTACATGGAACGCCATCAACTCAACTTCTTCTGGCAGCATGCTCATAATGACTATCTGGAATGGCTGATCGAATTGGGTATCGTAGGAACTTTGCTTCTTTTCTCCATTCCGGGATATTTTTTCCGGGCTATTTTCAAATCCAGGAGATGGAAGGAACCGGTCCCTCTGATGCTTCTTGCCGGTCTGGGGAGTACGATGGTTCATGCACTCATCGATTTTCCCTTCAGGAATCCGGCGGTGCTTATGGCCTGGTTTGTGATTCTGGTGGTGACGGCACGGTTGTGTGAACCCAAGGAAAGCCGAAATTCCTAA
- a CDS encoding oligosaccharide flippase family protein codes for MTKQFAVLFNKAGSMVFWRMSALILSLGSSVWIARCLGPTELGRAGFIIATTSQVLLLISVCPDAYAVRKLKESGDVDDTLTLVVTARALFSMLYIAILGVFFAFGVIPATWAGLVFLGMIIPILLTFQPVWLLQAQENQPAQYKSGALVALVAFIFVVGFIRPGDFASKDLISRFLGLSAGVWAAWWMTGKGNPLKYVSLRQCSRALIYAWNGRSIYLTQIIIYIYVGLELPMLGYLVSVDELGMYRTATQLVIAVNSFFAMVPLLLYPRFIEWQKQSLGYLWEQQKKIFRLLLAAAIPLGVIFLVVGPLVYQYLYGSAYAQVGLPFGILMCSKLIVLLNGVFAWGLWAISKDSAMLIVFSGVAVFSLCSNLIFIPKYGMLAAALVNFSSETLILLLTSWMIWKAVLENRNSEPRPFA; via the coding sequence ATGACTAAACAGTTCGCGGTCCTCTTTAATAAGGCGGGTTCCATGGTGTTTTGGAGAATGAGTGCCTTGATTTTAAGTCTTGGTAGCTCCGTTTGGATCGCAAGGTGTCTGGGCCCCACCGAACTTGGTAGGGCAGGATTCATTATTGCTACTACTAGCCAAGTGTTGCTGCTCATTTCTGTATGTCCTGACGCATACGCGGTGCGCAAATTGAAGGAGTCTGGCGATGTCGATGATACTTTGACTCTCGTGGTGACGGCACGCGCGTTATTCTCCATGTTGTATATTGCTATTCTTGGAGTGTTTTTTGCCTTTGGAGTTATTCCAGCAACGTGGGCAGGCTTGGTGTTTCTCGGGATGATAATTCCAATCTTACTTACGTTTCAGCCAGTTTGGTTGTTGCAGGCCCAAGAAAATCAACCTGCTCAATACAAATCTGGAGCTTTGGTAGCGTTGGTTGCTTTCATCTTTGTGGTCGGGTTTATCAGACCCGGGGATTTTGCCAGCAAAGATTTGATTTCCCGTTTTCTTGGGTTGTCAGCCGGGGTGTGGGCAGCCTGGTGGATGACAGGAAAAGGAAATCCCCTTAAATACGTTTCTCTGCGTCAATGCTCACGCGCGCTTATCTATGCCTGGAATGGCAGATCAATCTACCTAACTCAGATAATCATTTATATATACGTCGGACTCGAGTTGCCGATGCTCGGTTATCTTGTTTCAGTTGATGAGCTTGGAATGTATCGAACAGCTACTCAATTGGTGATCGCAGTGAACTCATTTTTTGCGATGGTTCCGCTGCTTCTTTACCCTCGCTTTATCGAATGGCAGAAGCAGTCCCTTGGTTATTTATGGGAACAACAGAAGAAGATATTCAGACTCCTTTTAGCTGCTGCAATTCCCTTGGGGGTCATTTTTTTGGTAGTTGGCCCTTTGGTATACCAGTACCTGTACGGCTCCGCATATGCTCAAGTTGGATTGCCATTTGGTATTTTGATGTGCTCCAAATTGATCGTTTTGCTAAACGGAGTATTTGCCTGGGGCCTTTGGGCGATTTCGAAAGATTCAGCCATGCTGATAGTGTTTTCCGGAGTCGCAGTATTCAGCCTGTGTTCCAACCTGATTTTTATTCCCAAGTACGGGATGTTGGCGGCCGCATTGGTCAACTTCTCAAGCGAAACGCTGATACTACTCCTTACATCCTGGATGATATGGAAAGCGGTCCTTGAAAATAGAAACTCCGAACCACGCCCCTTTGCATAA